Proteins from one Oryza sativa Japonica Group chromosome 12, ASM3414082v1 genomic window:
- the LOC4351515 gene encoding chemocyanin has protein sequence MAAAATVFVGAASGASYTVGEPGGGWDTQTNLTAWASTVDLRRGDQLVFRYDASAYDVVEVTRAGYLSCSAASPVSAALRTGNDVVRLDSAAGWRYFIYGVEGRCAAGMKLQVRVTDAGAGCNNTLPSPSLAPAPPGAPSPGITICSGGPPTVIMTPGVISYGAASRSSANLSSSLLVAMVSLLLGIIVV, from the coding sequence atggcggcggcggcgaccgtgtTCGTCGGAGCCGCGTCCGGCGCCAGCTACACCGTCGGCGAGCCCGGCGGCGGGTGGGACACGCAGACCAACCTCACCGCCTGGGCTTCCACCGTCGACCTCCGCCGTGGCGACCAGCTCGTGTTCAGGTACGACGCGTCGGCGTACGACGTCGTGGAGGTGACCCGCGCCGGGTACCTCTCCTGCTCGGCGGCGAgccccgtctccgccgcgctccGGACCGGCAACGACGTCGTCCGGCTCGACAGCGCCGCCGGGTGGCGCTACTTCATCTACGGCGTGGaggggcgctgcgccgccggGATGAAGCTGCAGGTCAGGGTCACGGACGCCGGCGCCGGGTGCAACAAcacgttgccgtcgccgtctctggcgccagcgccgcccggagcgccgtcgccgggcATCACCATCTGCTCCGGCGGCCCGCCGACGGTCATCATGACACCCGGCGTTATCTCGTACGGCGCAGCGTCGAGGTCTTCAGCAAATCTCAGCTCCTCTCTACTTGTCGCCATGGTGTCGCTGCTGCTTGGCATCATCGTTGTCTAG